The nucleotide window TAATGTTTAAGAAGTACTGGGCGCGTGGCTGGTTCAGTCTAATCCCACCTGAAACGGTGATCTCATCAAAACCATTGCGGTCCAGCCGATTTACAATCAACCTGCCGCGTTTGCCGGGCTTGAGGGTCTTGGCCTGATTGTCGAGAGTTATATATTCGGTATCAGGTTCGATGATAATTTTTGGTTTGCGTCCGGCTTTTTCTCCGGGGCCAACAAATGCCTGGACGGTATTGAAATTAAAAGACAACGCACCTAACGGGGCTTCATAAGCCTGAGCACCAGGATTCTTGATCCAGGTTTTTACTCGTTTTCTGTCGTCGAAGAAAGAGTCATCGCCAATAATATTTCCGTTGACCTTGTACAGTGGAAGATTTTTTAACTTGTTGACCAGAAGCCACATTTGTTCGGTTACAAACTTCGGGTCTCCATAACCTTTGATATAAAGATTGCCGTTTAACTCACCATCCTTTAATTCTCCATCTGTATAGATCCGTGTTGGAAACCGGTAATTGGGACCTAGAACCTGGAGTGCAACGGCTGTAGTGAGGATTTTTAAATTTGAGGCGGGGATAAATAGTTTCCCGGCACGTAACTCATACAGGGATTCACCTCGGTCCAGTGAATAAATCTTAATTCCAAAATTGTTTTTTCTCAGGCAGGAACTGGAAAGGACTTTTGTTATTTTTTTCTTAAATTCCGGGATCCCCGTTTCACGAATCTCAGCATCTGCCAAAGGGGGGGATGCCAGACAGCAACCGAGTATACATACGGCAATAATTGACCTAATTTTATAGTAAAGGAATCTCATCGGGAAAAATTCTACTCTGTTAAAAATAATTTTACAATTGACAAATCCGGGTGCATTAGCGAATCTGTTCAAGGCAGGTATCAGCATCAATACTTTCTGGAGAGGTCATGATTGATTTTTCGCGTATCAAATACGGTGTGCTGGTCGCAATGGTGGCAATCCTTTTCGGAGGAGTGATGGGCCTTTCCTTTGGATGTTGTGAAGACAGCATAAAAGGTACCTTAAAAGCTGGTGCTGCTGATGCCTTATCTACAGTTTATAAAGGCGATCAGGCCAAGGCCGATAAAGTGGTCAAAAAATCATGGGTCTATATGAAACGGGCCCATTTACACTCGCAAACAATGGGTGTAATCAGTATTGCTTTTTCACTTTTGGTGGCATGGCTTAATTTCCCGCCAACTGCGCAATTGGGAATCTCTCTGCTAAGCGGGTTAGGCAGTTTGGGATATGGGCTTTTCTGGATGTTATCGGGTTACCTGGCTCCAGGTATGGGGTCAACAGGAACGGCGAAGGAATCTGTAGCGCTTATTGCCCAGGCATCAGGAGGAGCTTTTTTTGTGGCGGGTGTCGCACTATTTGGTTTCATGGCCTATAAAATGTTTTTCAAACCAACTACAGAATAAACTTCTGTTCTATCTGATAAACCTTATCTATTAAATTTACATATTTATGAATTACGATCTTGTAGGAATAGGCAACGCCCTGGTTGATATTGAAGTTCAGGTTGATGATGCCTTTGTGGAAGAATTGTCGGTGACCAAAGGCGGCATGACCCTTTCCTCTGAAGCCGAGCAGGAAAAAATTTTAAATATCCTGAAGTCCAAACCCCGCAAGCTTTCATCAGGCGGTTCGGCAGCCAATACGATTCATGGCGCAAGTGTTCTGGGGGCAAAATCCTATTACCTGGGCCGTGTGGCCAATGATGAAAACGGGAAGCATTACACCGAAGATATGAGGTCCTGCGAGGTTGGGTTTTGCGGACCTGGTTCCGATGATACAGGCACGGGTACCTGTGTGATTCTCATAACCCCCGATGCTGAACGCACGATGCTTACGAACCTGGGAGTTTCTTCGATGCTTCATCCTGATAATGTGGACGATACCATTATACAGGATGCCAAGGCAGTTTATGTAGAAGGTTATTTGTGGACGGGTGATGAAACCCGCAAGGCTGGATTACATATGGCGAAGGCTGCTAAAAAAGTGGGCGTTCCCGTTGCATTCACTTTGAGTGATGCATTTGTGGTCAACACATTTAAAGAAAGCCTTGTAGACTTTATCCAATGGGATGTCGATATTCTTTTTTGCAACGAAGTGGAAGCACAGGCTATGACTGGCGAAACTGATTCCCGCAAGGCTTTTGATAAGCTGTTAGCCTGGGTGGATATTTTGTTTTTGACTTTGGGTTCCAATGGATCACTTGCCGGGAAAAGTGGTAACGAGCCTGTTCAGGTTAACACTTTTCCTGTTAATGCGGTCGATACAACGGGTGCCGGCGACCTTTTTGCCGCTGGTGCTCTTTATGGACTGATCAACGAGAAGACGTTAAGTGAATCGGCAATTTTAGGTTCCTATTGTGCGGCTCAGGTGGTTTCCCACATTGGAGGACGGCTGCCGACACATTCCCACAAGCGTATTGAAAATATCCTGGCCGAATATCACGAGCACCATCCGTATAAACATTCCTGATGACAGGCGTTGGTTAGAATT belongs to Nitrospinota bacterium and includes:
- a CDS encoding adenosine kinase; amino-acid sequence: MNYDLVGIGNALVDIEVQVDDAFVEELSVTKGGMTLSSEAEQEKILNILKSKPRKLSSGGSAANTIHGASVLGAKSYYLGRVANDENGKHYTEDMRSCEVGFCGPGSDDTGTGTCVILITPDAERTMLTNLGVSSMLHPDNVDDTIIQDAKAVYVEGYLWTGDETRKAGLHMAKAAKKVGVPVAFTLSDAFVVNTFKESLVDFIQWDVDILFCNEVEAQAMTGETDSRKAFDKLLAWVDILFLTLGSNGSLAGKSGNEPVQVNTFPVNAVDTTGAGDLFAAGALYGLINEKTLSESAILGSYCAAQVVSHIGGRLPTHSHKRIENILAEYHEHHPYKHS
- the dacB gene encoding D-alanyl-D-alanine carboxypeptidase/D-alanyl-D-alanine-endopeptidase; amino-acid sequence: MLIPALNRFANAPGFVNCKIIFNRVEFFPMRFLYYKIRSIIAVCILGCCLASPPLADAEIRETGIPEFKKKITKVLSSSCLRKNNFGIKIYSLDRGESLYELRAGKLFIPASNLKILTTAVALQVLGPNYRFPTRIYTDGELKDGELNGNLYIKGYGDPKFVTEQMWLLVNKLKNLPLYKVNGNIIGDDSFFDDRKRVKTWIKNPGAQAYEAPLGALSFNFNTVQAFVGPGEKAGRKPKIIIEPDTEYITLDNQAKTLKPGKRGRLIVNRLDRNGFDEITVSGGIRLNQPRAQYFLNITDPTLYTLSTLKKYLHHADIKFRGEIIEDRVPETATELLTHESEPLTLALQGLNKFSNNFVAEQILKTIGAEKFGPPGTTLKGLKAFEEYLTELGYRQDQYKVLDGSGLSRQNRISPQMIIDILRYVKNDFGVYPEFVSALGVMGVDGNVKNRMRGVKISERARVKTGTLNYVSSLSGYFQSRDGETFAFSILMNSLKCSNGRIKKLQDQIIREGLNFRRIPTGSVVSE